Proteins co-encoded in one Theileria equi strain WA chromosome 3, complete sequence genomic window:
- a CDS encoding hypothetical protein (encoded by transcript BEWA_009990A), which yields MGAIKYKDDMNEENLRRLRLNFEYSDICKLPLMSKRLIVITNLYYGDKKRSEEFIKLQNTFCKHLLSLRKSKKLDAYVIANLSFKKNSKLKWESMLRFNNNGIIVELLKLLKK from the coding sequence ATGGGTGCAATTAAATATAAGGACGATATGAATGAAGAGAATTTAAGAAGACTAAGACTTAATTTTGAGTATAGTGATATCTGTAAACTACCTTTGATGTCAAAAAGACTTATTGTAATAACAAATCTTTATTACGGTGATAAGAAAAGAAGCGaagaatttataaaattgcAAAATACATTTTGTAAACACTTACTATCGTTAAGAAAAAGCAAAAAACTTGACGCCTATGTGATTGCTAATCTTTCTTTCAAGAAAAATTCTAAATTGAAATGGGAATCGATGTTAAGATTCAATAACAATGGAATCATAGTTGAACTTCTTAAGTTACTAAAAAAATAG
- a CDS encoding hypothetical protein (encoded by transcript BEWA_009980A), with amino-acid sequence MKWTNISTNSSCYRNITIKLITILWFSELSISSVSGFASNNSGYIYGYHTIPNDSNLFITNTSKKNDKFTVKTDLKPLYTTPSIIEDVKCGEILLGIPTNENDDGSISVDIGIPQKLVVPKSSMVYMDESEKRQFYYLLNRYNSPNIKTSRCLSFDELIRETIEVSKNIPGRKRKTYLNPKISYPNDFLKTKIESYEHFGTSLGICGKITSKLTNDHKHANLSNISDSDKIEFVVTNVNLYSNVIEGEFFSEGVIESKRRIYLSMVTESANPLSHFTKFKAIIHDKYGTILKVKLIDSKFTHLSGLNAYTLSKADDKIGDIIDVYLAGADPVLEHIYLFRSQSDSLLRSERLNNIFNGLMKHYIDSGSWFKTQIETVENDYFTLRILGHDDKKYTGCLTKDKLPYSFPEHVLNEVFRRMNRTSEYFNKDDMRIGVSKLNYISNYDNSIYTRVSEVAVQGIRDYSDSFSKKEQKNIFLTCKNTYIPDNFIEKIYYKIITQKVANLDMKTGVSYPCLLLGNADECIYFAINYKFKENFTLEDDYIVGIMEVGQYSKHLPYNEIVHVKVSKIETFNIDRRYIVDTSTDNSLIFKENPLLVWLLHKNEGITHGDNLELKQISLIFMDQLYSLDPKCPQLNEFLVFQPIIANFRVDKSLGGRKPPDKQNPLYSDKRLVPQDITTSVLGKLKRVDEQNNNPKYGLETHYFSEKSQGSISFASFYIHNEGLRNEYIRRNLTKKHYNLYTRIVESSNFNSETIIREFLTDDTGQPFWDFLEKLKNPILRRKIRIKEALYFEINVKHLLSICEDFFLDDIYDYYDKEELIFCSIIPKPNGSAFYKMQELEEYLYFLNFDLVMDKKVKESLVRTIMLISRPRNSLIGLLRSRHRSIPNDVFFYSKKTIHYSSFETMSRPFEGKHSDLPYSTNEEDEYRVIPMLPYSTIIKEPNAFGHQLEGYGLKSMRKMYNTIIRSYKPIKTKYADTVGLMGELADDIQDIRESDLDDILNYEAFADLHDEMNEDVTSDNKKNLRITSKDWKLLNEYPITASKEDLKDYVRALKNFSPAHGIKLPTL; translated from the exons ATGAAATGGACGAATATATCAACTAATTCTTCCTGTTATAGAAATATAACTATTAAGTTAATAACTATATTGTGGTTTAGTGAGTTATCTATATCGAGTGTATCTGGATTTGCTTCTAATAACAGTGGCTACATATATGGCTATCACACGATTCCAAACGATTCCAACTTATTTATCACCAACACCTCTAaaaaaaatgataaatttacTGTAAAAACAGATTTAAAACCTTTGTATACAACTCCTTCGATTATAGAAGATGTAAAATGTGGAGAGATTCTTCTAGGAATTCCCACcaatgaaaatgatgatggCTCAATTTCTGTAGACATAGGTATTCCACAAAAACTAGTAGTTCCGAAATCATCTATGgtttatatggatgaatcTGAGAAAAGACAATTTTATTATCTTCTTAATCGTTATAATTCACCAAACATTAAAACTTCCAGGTGTTTGAGTTTTGATGAACTTATACGGGAGACGATCGAAgtttcaaaaaatatacCAGGTAGAAAGAGAAAAACGTATTTAAACCCCAAAATTTCCTACCCTAATGACTTTctaaaaacaaaaattgaaAGTTACGAACATTTTGGCACAAGTCTAGGTATCTGTGGAAAAATAACCTCAAAATTAACTAATGATCACAAACATGCAAACCTGTCTAATATTTCTGATAGTGACAAAATTGAATTCGTAGTTACTAATGTTAATTTATATTCAAATGTTATAGAAGGTGAATTTTTCTCGGAAGGAGTAATAGAATCTAAAAGGCGTATTTACTTGTCTATGGTTACAGAATCGGCAAATCCACTCTcacattttacaaaattcaaGGCAATAATTCATGATAAATACGGTACAATATTAAAAGTCAAACTTATagattccaaatttacacatttatcTGGATTAAATGCCTATACATTATCTAAGGCTGATGATAAAATAGGAGATATAATCGATGTTTATTTAGCAGGAGCTGATCCTGTACTTGAGCACATATACTTGTTTCGTTCACAAAGTGACTCTTTATTGCGTTCTGAGAGGTTAAATAATATATTTAATGGATTAATGAAACACTATATTGATTCTGGATCGTGGTTTAAAACGCAAATTGAGACTGTAGAGAATGATTATTTTACTCTTAGAATATTAGgacatgatgataaaaaatacACGGGTTGCCTCACTAAGGATAAGCTTCCTTATTCATTCCCTGAACATGTTTTGAACGAAGTTTTTCGTAGGATGAACCGAACAAGcgaatattttaataagGATGATATGAGAATAGGTGTAAGTAAGTTAAACTATATATCAAATTATGATAATAGCATATATACAAGAGTAAGTGAAGTTGCAGTTCAAGGAATTAGAGATTATTCAGATAGTTTCTCAAaaaaagaacaaaaaaACATTTTTCTTACCTGCAAAAACACATATATACCAGATAACTTCATTGAAAAGATATACTATAAAATTATCACCCAAAAAGTTGCAAATTTAGATATGAAAACAGGCGTTTCCTACCCATGTTTACTTCTCGGAAATGCAGATGAGTGTATTTATTTTGCAATaaactataaatttaaagaaaATTTTACCCTAGAGGATGATTATATCGTGGGTATTATGGAGGTTGGACAATACTCGAAACATCTACCATATAATGAAATAGTACATGTTAAAGTATCAAAAATAGAAACTTTTAACATAGACAGGCGATATATTGTCGATACATCTACCGATAACAGTCTGATATTTAAGGAAAATCCTTTATTGGTCTGGTTGTTGCataaaaatgaaggaaTTACACACGGAGATAATTTAGAATTGAAACAAATATCATTAATTTTTATGGATCAATTATATTCTCTTGACCCAAAGTGTCCGCAGTTGAATGAATTTTTGGTATTTCAGCCAATAATAGCTAATTTTAGGGTCGATAAATCTCttggaggaagaaaacCACCTGACAAACAAAATCCTCTGTATAGTGACAAAAGATTGGTACCACAGGATATTACTACATCAGTACTTGGAAAACTTAAAAGGGTTGATGAACAAAACAATAATCCAAAATATGGACTTGAAACACACTATTTCAGCGAAAAATCCCAGGGTTCAATTTCATTTGCATCTttttacattcataatgAAGGTCTAAGGAATGAATACATACGAAGAAACTTAACTAAAAAACACTATAACTTGTATACGAGAATAGTTGAATCATCCAACTTTAATTCTGAAACAATAATACGCGAATTTCTCACTGATGATACCGGACAACCGTTTTGGGATTTTTTAGAAAAGTTGAAAAATCCTATATTAAGAAGGAAAATAAGGATAAAAGAAGCGTTGTACTTCGAAATAAATGTTAAACATCTCTTGTCCATATGCGAGGATTTTTTTCTCGATGACATTTATGATTATTatgataaagaagagtTAATTTTTTGCAGTATAATTCCAAAACCAAATGGATCAGCCTTTTATAAAATGCAAGAGTTGGAAGAATACTTATATTTCTTAAATTTTGATCTTGTCATGGATAAAAAAGTTAAAGAATCACTTGTTAGAACTATAATGCTCATTTCCAGGCCTAGAAACTCACTCATTGGTCTATTAAGAAGTAGACATCGTTCTATCCCAAACGATGTATTTTTCTACTCAAAAAAAACAATACATTATTCTTCGTTCGAGACCATGTCCCGCCCGTTCGAGGGAAAGCATAGCGATTTACCATATTCAActaatgaagaagatgagtACAGAGTTATCCCTATGTTACCATACTCTACAATAATTAAAGAACCCAATGCATTCGGTCACCAACTCGAGGGATATGGTTTAAAAAGTATGagaaaaatgtataatacTATTATAAG GTCATATAAGCCTATAAAAACAAAGTACGCGGACACTGTAGGATTAATGGGTGAACTAGCAGACGATATTCAAGATATAAGAGAGTCTGATTTGGACGATATATTAAATTATGAGGCTTTTGCGGATCTTCATGATGAAATGAATGAAGATGTTACAAGTGATAACAAGAAAAACCTCAGAATCACATCCAAAGATTGGAAATTATTGAATGAATACCCTATAACTGCTTCAAAAGAAGATCTAAAAGATTATGTCCGAGCATTGAAAAATTTCTCTCCTGCTCATGGAATTAAGTTACCTACTCTATGA
- a CDS encoding hypothetical protein (encoded by transcript BEWA_010000A) gives MNVLDSTASIGSSIKRYTKFITSSGLERLLLYELNKITKNLNVISGGKSHISALCTVNEIWTILLNSRICKEIWIHVRDPFVLKHQKNLFMQLNSSDWGLFIPFSSELPKPYTKVISSNSVVKNTMLIQSIVRDVIKGHCHRSVQLQGDHLPKVLEKHGYTPIPPKVMITLENNLCKVLVNASGDLSERPWHKFSSIPDRLESNAAAAISYEIFKTYNYNEIKEFTIWDPFCHNGSLLMELYSILSGTFRVI, from the exons ATGAATGTTCTAGATTCTACTGCATCGATTGGCTCATCCATAAAGCGgtatacaaaatttattACATCTTCTGGATTGGAAAGACTTCTTTTATATGAATTGaataaaatcacaaaaaaTTTGAATGTAATATCCGGAGGAAAATCCCATATAAGTGCACTGTGCACAGTGAATGAGATTTGGACAATCTTGTTAAATAG TCGAATTTGTAAAGAGATATGGATACATGTACGAGATCCATTCGTCCTAAA GCATCAAAAAAATCTTTTTATGCAATTGAATAGTTCTGATTG GGGCTTATTCATACCATTCTCATCCGAACTACCCAAGCCTTATACCAAG GTTATATCGTCTAACTCCGTTGTAAAAAACACAATGTTAATTCAAAGTATTGTACGTGATGTAATAAAGGGACACTGTCATAGATCAGTTCAACTTCAGGGTGATCATTTGCCAAAAGTTCTAGAGAAGCACGGTT ATACCCCAATACCTCCGAAAGTTATGATAACATTGGAAAACAATTTGTGTAAA GTATTGGTAAATGCATCTGGTGATTTATCAGAAAGGCCGTGGCATAAATTTTCTTCTATACCAGATAGACTAGAATCAAATGCAGCAGCTGCGATATCGTATGAAATATTCAAAACGTATAATTATAACGAAATTAAAGA ATTTACCATATGGGACCCGTTTTGTCATAACGGATCACTACTCATGGAATTGTATTCTATTCTTTCTGGTACTTTCAGAGTTATATGA
- a CDS encoding valyl-tRNA synthetase, putative (encoded by transcript BEWA_009970A) has protein sequence MSKTHINKTFKELESTYDPKAVEDSWYSWWEASGFFMPFDRNLHSDKNKWIALLPPPNVTGSLHIGHALTISIQDSLARWHRMKGDTTLWIPGTDHAGIATQTVVERTLYKTENKKRHDYTRKEFIGKVFEWNDKYGNNIKNQLRRMGASLDWTREAFTMDDKRSKAVVEAFVRLYDSGLVYRNTRLVSWCSFLSTALSDIEVEPFEVTSPTHIKLPGIETSVEVGVLWIFKYPVHDVPDKYISVATTRIETMLGDVAVAVNPDDERYKEFVGCRLTHPFFPERNMIVVADNHIDKEFGTGAVKITPSHDKNDFEIAKRHSLPFINIFTNDGKINENGGIFANMHRFECRKVIEKELKQLGLFEDKIPNTKPMMIPRCSRTGDIVEYMLIPQWYIDCKKLAKGAIDAVKDGSLRLFPSTYISVWNQWLENIQDWCVSRQLWWGHRIPAYKIISSNLNDEWIIARDPDEAHDRVKKKFPHLTTYQLEQDEDVLDTWFSSGLFPLSTLGWPNESAEDFIKFFPTTLLETGNDILFFWVARMVMLSIQLVGKLPFSEVYMHPLVRDSRGEKMSKSKGNVVDPIDIIDGTTLEKLNQNILNSSLPQGEIKKALLLQKQQFPDGIPPCGVDALRLGLLALTRHNRSILLDVNKLVCSRHFGNKIWNATKFAINRTKTFKVVMPKRNELMWEDIWILHKLNQYIKRVNNAFETYQFVEAVQASYDFWLYQLCDIYLELIKSRLPPSLDFPMEDLTPHMKASIYTIFECLSTSLRLLHPIMPYITEELYHHLPEHLITSESISLSKFPEEIPDWNDDSLDNDMTTIMSIVHGFRSLSNTLGLPPNAKRTGFVTISDDMFKVISDKTHLIKILSKFESISLVDKASEKLLTCVQNIISTTISAHIHVDDSVDLLKTSSVLGDRLSKTNKSLDSYIKKTTIPNYTEKVPETVRELNETKIRELSTEKMELERAISDIERLKINTN, from the exons ATGTCTAAGACACATATAAACA AAACATTTAAAGAACTTGAATCTACTTATGATCCTAAGGCTGTAGAGGATTCCTGGTATTCGTGGTGGGAAGCTTCAGGATTTTTCATGCCGTTTGATAGAAATCTGCATTCTGATAAGAATAAATGGATCGCATTGTTACCTCCACCCAATGTAACAGGGTCGTTGCATATCGGTCATGCATTAACTATCTCAATACAAGATAGCCTTGCAAGATGGCACAGAATGAAGGGTGATACTACTCTTTGGATTCCTGGTACAGATCATGCCGGTATAGCAACTCAAACAGTTGTAGAACGTACTCTTTATAAAACAGAAAACAAAAAACGTCATGATTATACTCGTAAAGAATTTATAGGAAAGGTTTTTGAGTGGAATGACAAATATGGTAACAATATAAAGAATCAATTAAGACGGATGGGAGCTTCACTAGACTGGACCCGCGAAGCCTTTACCATGGATGATAAACGATCAAAGGCTGTAGTAGAGGCATTTGTACGTTTGTATGATTCTGGATTGGTATACAGAAATACGCGTTTGGTTTCTTGGTGTTCTTTCCTTTCAACGGCACTTTCTGATATTGAAGTAGAACCATTCGAAGTAACTTCTCCTACACATATAAAACTACCAGGTATAGAAACATCTGTTGAAGTTGGAGTATTGTGGATTTTCAAATATCCAGTTCATGATGTCCCCGATAAGTATATATCTGTGGCTACCACACGTATTGAAACTATGTTGGGAGATGTGGCTGTTGCTGTCAATCCTGATGATGAACGATATAAGGAATTTGTTGGTTGTAGACTTACACACCCGTTTTTCCCAGAGAGAAACATGATAGTTGTTGCCGATAACCACATTGATAAAGAATTCGGTACAGGTGCTGTGAAAATAACCCCCTCTCATGATAAAAACGATTTTGAGATTGCAAAAAGACATTCTCTCCCATTCATAAACATTTTTACCaatgatggtaaaataaACGAAAACGGAGGaatttttgcaaatatGCATAGATTCGAATGCCGTAAGGTTATAGAAAAGGAATTAAAACAACTTGGTCTTTTTGAGGATAAAATACCAAACACCAAACCAATGATGATACCTAGATGCTCTAGGACTGGTGATATTGTTGAATATATGCTTATCCCCCAATGGTATATTGATTGTAAAAAACTAGCTAAAGGAGCTATCGATGCAGTTAAGGATGGATCTTTGCGATTGTTTCCATCAACTTACATTTCAGTATGGAACCAGTGGCTAGAGAACATACAGGATTGGTGTGTTTCGCGGCAATTGTGGTGGGGACATCGCATCCCGGCTTATAAAATCATTTCCTCCAATCTAAATGATGAATGGATAATTGCAAGAGATCCTGACGAAGCTCATGATAGGGTTAAAAAAAAATTTCCACATTTAACCACGTACCAACTGGAAcaggatgaagatgttctAGATACTTGGTTTTCAAGTGGCCTCTTTCCACTAAGTACATTGGGATGGCCAAATGAGTCTGCTGAggattttataaaatttttCCCAACTACACTCCTAGAAACAGGTAATGACATACTCTTCTTTTGGGTTGCCAGAATGGTTATGTTGTCTATCCAATTGGTCGGGAAACTACCATTTTCTGAAGTTTATATGCATCCTTTAGTCAGAGATTCACGTGGAGAAAAAATGAGCAAAAGTAAAGGAAACGTTGTCGATCCAATTGATATAATCGATGGTACTACGCTAGAAAAACTAAATCAAAACATATTAAATTCATCTTTACCACAAGGTGAGATTAAAAAGGCATTATTATTACAAAAACAACAATTTCCGGATGGAATTCCACCATGTGGTGTTGATGCATTGAGACTTGGATTACTAGCACTAACCAGACATAACCGTTCCATATTGTTAGACGTAAATAAGTTAGTTTGTTCCAGACATTTTGGGAataaaatatggaatgcaacaaaatttgcaatCAATAGGACTAAAACATTTAAGGTAGTTATGCCTAAAAGAAATGAATTGATGTGGGAAGATATCTGGATTTTGCATAAATTAAACCAATACATAAAGAGGGTAAACAATGCATTTGAAACTTACCAGTTTGTTGAGGCTGTTCAGGCATCTTATGATTTTTGGCTCTATCAACTTTGTGATATTTATCTCGAATTGATCAAATCAAGATTACCTCCATCATTAGACTTTCCTATGGAAGATCTTACCCCGCATATGAAAGCTTCAATATATACAATATTCGAGTGTCTTAGTACATCTCTTCGTTTACTTCACCCTATTATGCCATATATAACTGAGGAATTATACCATCATCTCCCAGAACATTTGATAACTTCTGAATCTATATCTCTTTCAAAATTCCCAGAGGAGATACCCGATTGGAATGATGACTCACTTGATAACGATATGACCACAATTATGTCCATAGTACATGGGTTTAGATCACTTTCAAATACATTGGGATTGCCCCCTAACGCCAAAAGGACAGGATTTGTGACAATTAGTGATGATATGTTCAAAGTTATATCTGACAAAACCCATCTTATAAAAATTCTATCAAAATTCGAATCAATTTCTTTAGTAGATAAAGCATCGGAAAAATTATTGACATGCGTCCAAAACATTATTTCGACGACAATATCTGCGCATATTCATGTTGATGATAGTGTTGATTTGTTAAAGACATCATCCGTCCTTGGTGATAGACTTTCCAAAACAAATAAATCG CTTGACTCATATATAAAGAAGACAACCATACCAAACTATACGGAGAAGGTTCCAGAAACCGTAAGAGAACTGAACGAAACGAAAATAAGAGAATTGAGCACCGAGAAAATGGAGTTAGAGAGGGCCATAAGTGATATAGAACGTTTAAAAATAAACACAAATTAA